The following DNA comes from Necator americanus strain Aroian chromosome Unknown Necator_2022.05.29.01.09, whole genome shotgun sequence.
CGAAACAAAGTCACTGAAACTGAGATTTGTTGATGAGTCCACGGCGAGCTGCCTTCGACAGCCTCAGCCTCACGCGTATTCCTGAATAGGTATGTTCGTCGCATATATCGCAGTCGGCGAATACACAGCCCCCGGTTTTTTGGAACGGCGAACCGGCGGGAATCGGTTCACGCGCAGCGGTTCTGCgcctcacacacacacacacacacacacacacacacacacacacacacacacacacacacacacacacacacacacacacacacaccataTATTCGGAGGAAAGGCACCCAGAAAACCcactgtgtgtgtgtgcaaaCGTTCCCCCTTTCGGATAGCAGTCTGGTTCTCATAGACCGTGACCGTGAAGTAGAAGGTTGAGAGTTTGATTTCGAAgtcgaaaaaatttaaatgttaCTCATATGTGACAGAAAATTTATCTTAATAATAAACACTATATACATACATCGTTATATACATCATTATGTAATAAATTATATACACCATATTATATACACTATATTACATACACTACGAATATTATATACACTATATTATACATAACaatatactatattattattattattattattattattattattattattattattattattattattatatatgcTATGCTATACACACTAGATACAATATactatattactatattatgctcaacatattattatattattacagtATATACAGATAGAACTCTTTGATTTAAATTATATATAcctagaaaataataatatatatatagtttGTACAtatacaacaaaacaaaaaacaaaaaaggactaGCGACTCTTATACTTCTGCAGCACGTCCAGCAAATCCTGCAACTTTCCTCCGGCCTGCAGCACCGCCTCCAATTCGGGTGGCCAATCGTTTTCCGCCGGAAAGCGCAACAGTGTGCCGGCCACGAACTCTTCGTCTATTGCTGGTTCGGCTGTCGACTCCTTCTGCTCTCTCTGAAATGTGCAGAATGCGAAGAatgcgaagaagaagaagtacaGCGTGAACAGCTCACCACAGCGTAGACGCGATCCTCAGAGCCCACGTACACGACACAACTGCCGTACCGTTGCTCAGAACTGGGGGCGAGTGGAGCACCGACCAGTACGACAGTCGGGCGACGATCACGAGCGGTCCGTTTCAGCACAACGATCGCCGGGTTGTAGCGTTGGTATGCGTCCTTGCGTGCGGCTGCGAACGCACGGCTGAGGTTCGTGGCCGCAGCTTCCAGCGGAATATCCACAGTGAAACGAACCTCCTAAACAACCGCAATTCACGACACGCGTATCGTACATACTCGAATGCTGCTACAAAACTCACATCCGACGGTCCAAATACCACTCGCCGACTGCGTTCGTATGCCGAAAAGGCGTCCGTTCCCACTTCGTCAACGACGAACCCAGTCGCTTTCGCCTTGTGCGCGGCCGACAGCAGCAATTCGCTGACGCCAAGCGGTGCACGACGAGCAACTGTGCCGGGCGCTGGTGGCATCCGCTGCGACAATGAGACATCTCTGCTCGGCTGTTGGGACTCGACTACGGGGATTGCTCGGGCGTTGTCGATGGCTGGTCGGAGCTCGGCGGATGACTCTGAAAGTGAACGACGATTGTTCAACAACATTGTGACTGCACTGTTGCCGCCGCCTCGTACTCACCTTGCACTAGTGCTGGATCGCAGTCATTGCAGATACAGCTCGCTCTCAACCGTCCTACATTGTACTCTTTTCCGTAGTTCCAGAGCAGTTGTTCGCCGGCCTGAAATGTGCGCATTGTGCTGTCATTGTGTGAAGGCGGAAACGCGCACTACCACGCCACACCACGTACCCGAATGTCTCGCATCGCCTTGAAGTAGATCATCGACTGTACCTTTCCGCCCACCATCGTCGTCAGATCTCGAAGCGTGAGGTTCGGATGCAAACGGGTGTGGTTCACCAGCCGTCCGATCACAACCGTACCTTTGTAGGTTGGATGGTGGCCAAAGATCACATGACGGAAATGATGCCCTGCCACGCGACCTGCAAAAATCCTGCAAACTACGGCCACAGCAAACGCGGAGAGAAGCAAACGGAGCGAACGCCGCTATCGTCATGCAGTGGTACCTGTGTATTGGACCAAATACGCTTCCACATGTTCGCGTTCCTCCTTCCCCATACGATCCATCAAGGCGTTCGCCTCCTTCTCTTCCAACACGAGCCCGCTAAACACGAATGCGATGAGTAGAAGATGCACAAACACATACCTATACCTACCGACACACACCACACTTACCGGTAGTCACAAACAACAGCGTCCTTCGGTATCGGGACTTTGGCGAAAACTCCCCTTCCACCAATGCCGGGAATCTCTCTGATTTGAAGCCACGTGAAGTCCTAAACAATGCGAGATAATATGTTGTATAGTTCGGCTGCTAAGCTGTAGCAGCTTTACGGAGAGCTTCAACATAACATCAACGGCTGCCTGGCATTACAACGTCGGCTCACCTGAACAGGCTGTTCTTGCCTGCGTCTCATGAAGTCCCGCCGCTCGAACTCTGTGGCGAATGTCGACAACCCGCCCGTGTACTCGGCGTCGTTCAGCCGCTGCAGATGCAGAGTCACTTCGTCAGCGGCCGCCGTTTCCTCAACACCTGAATAGCGAACGGATTACTTACGCGCGAGAACGACAAAGCAACGCAGCATCACAACATACGATCCTCAGTCTACGGATACGCTGAAGACGAAGATGACGGAATATATGATAAGACACGACAGACCAGAACCTACAGGGTTGCTCTCCATTCCTGGGACTTTCCTCCGTATTCCTCGTCTGACATCTGACGCCAGTCGTGACTGTAGCGGTAGTGGGTGTCGTGGTGGTGGGTGTCGTGGTCGTGGGTGTAGTGGTCGTTGTTGTGGCGGTTGTCGCCGCTGTCGCCACAGCAGTCGTTGTTCCTTCTTCACATTCTAACAGAATTTCTACAAGTTCCATTATGGCAGCACAGCAAAAACTCACCTACTGACTGAGTAGTTACACTTTCGTCGTCACTTTCTCCTTCCCCTTCGTCTCCTACATCCGCAGCACATCTCTGTCGACGCTCCATCTCCTCCTCGTCTAGGTCGTATAGATCGTCATCGCCACTCTCCGACACAAGAGGTGGTACTGGGGGCGACTGCTCGGGAACTTGCGGCTCGGGAACTTCCGGTTCGGTAAATTGTGGCTGTTGTGACCTTGTTTGCGTCCTCCTTCTGCTTGGTGGCGACTCGCTCGACAGTGATGAAAGCGAAGAAGAGCTCTCCACAAATTGGTACGGATCTACGAATATAATCGTTTCTTTTCACGTATACTTACTCACGAATAAGTATGTACTTACCTATTCTCGGTCTCTTCGGCCGCTGCGATCGCCGGGGCTGCGATGTCGACGAAGTGCTAGCGACGGTACTGACTCGTTCTGAAACAGCAAGCAATGAAGCAAGctgcgacgacgacgacgacgacgacaacaacaacaacaacaacaacaacaacaacaacaacaacaacaacaacaacaacgatgGAACTGAAACTTACTTCTCGCTGGCGGTTCGTAGTCGCTGCTTTCCGCCTCTGATGACAATGGTGTAATGGGGCGTTCATCTTCACTACCACCAACTTCACTACCGTTGCTGGTAGAGGAACCGTGGTCGCCGCGTTCTCTCTCGTCTTCCTGGCTCAGCGGTCCTTCTACTgccacctcctcctcctcacGTTCGGCCCTCGCTCGAAACCTGCAACGGATCAGTGATCAGTGTGTCTGTGGCGTGGTGGTTGGATGCGGATAGAGGCGGATGGACGATGGATATGGGCATGGGGAAAAAGCGACATACCTAGCAATTTGCACTTTCGACTCGATCAGCCGCATTCGTCCGCTCTCCATCCTCGCCTCCCTGTTCGCGTAGTGCCGGAGGCGGCGGTAGGCGTATGCACAGGCCATCACGTAGCTGTCGTTGTAGTACTGCAGCTGCGTTGTTGCTTTATGACCTACAATCGGATACGAATATGAACACAACATCGAAACGGAATCACGCAGCCTCCACCACATACCTGAGAGAATTGCGCATGCAGGATCCACTCCACCGCGCAGTTCTTCATACGACCTCTTCAGGTATCGTTCGAATTGCAGTTTCGCCGTCCGGTGCCGCGACTGAAGATGGAGATAGTCACTCACTTACTCACTCAAACTTTGCTATTTTAGCTGGTCTGTGCTTACCGTGTTGCACGAGATGTTCAGGTCTCCGCAGCCAGTGTTCTTCAGGAAGCGTTGCATCACCTTTATGGTGTGCGTCTTTCCGAACGGTTTCGCGAACCAGTTCAGAAAGAACTTCGATGTTGGCTGCTGCACCTCATCCTTGTGCAGACCATTCCGCTCGGCCACTCTGAACGCACGCAGAAAATCAGACTAAGCAATGCAAACCCATCGGTAACGCATAGTGAAGACTTACGCGACGCGCAACACGT
Coding sequences within:
- a CDS encoding uncharacterized protein (NECATOR_2022.05.29.01.09.G114.T1), whose translation is MSRARSRERRTQRESEWKRIGERARERIPELVQSNRIRELCVELTDGMWQLHLYGGVCVLASDCWFALCTENERERDQEGTRFNAANVADVLFPDMRSRGINFCVVCGKHERFRLHQHLTKRHPELAKETDDFKVSAPLLSPFSDEPFGRRRTNGSGALGSGSSYSGSVTVLHRAQSVVEQVSRGITEAMKKASVDVSKVRRPVTASEYEIYKELIDQIRAGGIPVYGHYDPPGPQPTDSVMHAISDLREELLVHRQLATTSAPGPSGLALQVRPPIPSNVPPTYSAPLIPRAQTYLVPLDELYLGEFASVVRATVKQKDEKKECGPHAHQWFTAPPKLNLMFLHEWDDHNHNYTEQQFTIVGNRRGEQGWMRNAEKKLKLWRKVKADQHKLIQLFRFYIEEAVLLPAGNDMDANDPSLTTSQNYVSYICRFMLVAMRSRQRLGRQISMDDAIYSSAILLHFFEVLKRNGVPTTTRMGFVKALASFYEFLRVNMGSDKGQDRLQELKQASHRARHILSKLKSEDKKLQSYRGVLPSRKPQKPEEPYCVARAIVTHTRVIEEMKRIYVEYERSLTISSGNYNYYTGALMSYIVHCNTARNECVYKMLYGSVFPPADRESSDTPPRSGVQKATIPSGDGESEEFWVGVYPKGKNVDAVRDQTTFHGNFFVLDQVSLELVALYDVLRVAVAERNGLHKDEVQQPTSKFFLNWFAKPFGKTHTIKVMQRFLKNTGCGDLNISCNTSRHRTAKLQFERYLKRSYEELRGGVDPACAILSGHKATTQLQYYNDSYVMACAYAYRRLRHYANREARMESGRMRLIESKVQIARFRARAEREEEEVAVEGPLSQEDERERGDHGSSTSNGSEVGGSEDERPITPLSSEAESSDYEPPARKRVSTVASTSSTSQPRRSQRPKRPRIDPYQFVESSSSLSSLSSESPPSRRRTQTRSQQPQFTEPEVPEPQVPEQSPPVPPLVSESGDDDLYDLDEEEMERRQRCAADVGDEGEGESDDESVTTQSVEGTTTAVATAATTATTTTTTPTTTTPTTTTPTTATVTTGVRCQTRNTEESPRNGEQPCVEETAAADEVTLHLQRLNDAEYTGGLSTFATEFERRDFMRRRQEQPVQDFTWLQIREIPGIGGRGVFAKVPIPKDAVVCDYRGLVLEEKEANALMDRMGKEEREHVEAYLVQYTGRVAGHHFRHVIFGHHPTYKGTVVIGRLVNHTRLHPNLTLRDLTTMVGGKVQSMIYFKAMRDIRAGEQLLWNYGKEYNVGRLRASCICNDCDPALVQESSAELRPAIDNARAIPVVESQQPSRDVSLSQRMPPAPGTVARRAPLGVSELLLSAAHKAKATGFVVDEVGTDAFSAYERSRRVVFGPSDEVRFTVDIPLEAAATNLSRAFAAARKDAYQRYNPAIVVLKRTARDRRPTVVLVGAPLAPSSEQRYGSCVVYVGSEDRVYAVREQKESTAEPAIDEEFVAGTLLRFPAENDWPPELEAVLQAGGKLQDLLDVLQKYKSR
- a CDS encoding uncharacterized protein (NECATOR_2022.05.29.01.09.G114.T3) translates to MSRARSRERRTQRESEWKRIGERARERIPELVQSNRIRELCVELTDDVLFPDMRSRGINFCVVCGKHERFRLHQHLTKRHPELAKETDDFKVVEQVSRGITEAMKKASVDVSKVRRPVTASEYEIYKELIDQIRAGGIPVYGHYDPPGPQPTDSVMHAISDLREELLVHRQLATTSAPGPSGLALQVRPPIPSNVPPTYSAPLIPRAQTYLVPLDELYLGEFASVVRATVKQKDEKKECGPHAHQWFTAPPKLNLMFLHEWDDHNHNYTEQQFTIVGNRRGEQGWMRNAEKKLKLWRKVKADQHKLIQLFRFYIEEAVLLPAGNDMDANDPSLTTSQNYVSYICRFMLVAMRSRQRLGRQISMDDAIYSSAILLHFFEVLKRNGVPTTTRMGFVKALASFYEFLRVNMGSDKGQDRLQELKQASHRARHILSKLKSEDKKLQSYRGVLPSRKPQKPEEPYCVARAIVTHTRVIEEMKRIYVEYERSLTISSGNYNYYTGALMSYIVHCNTARNECVYKMLYGSVFPPADRESSDTPPRSGVQKATIPSGDGESEEFWVGVYPKGKNVDAVRDQTTFHGNFFVLDQVSLELVALYDVLRVAVAERNGLHKDEVQQPTSKFFLNWFAKPFGKTHTIKVMQRFLKNTGCGDLNISCNTSRHRTAKLQFERYLKRSYEELRGGVDPACAILSGHKATTQLQYYNDSYVMACAYAYRRLRHYANREARMESGRMRLIESKVQIARFRARAEREEEEVAVEGPLSQEDERERGDHGSSTSNGSEVGGSEDERPITPLSSEAESSDYEPPARKRVSTVASTSSTSQPRRSQRPKRPRIDPYQFVESSSSLSSLSSESPPSRRRTQTRSQQPQFTEPEVPEPQVPEQSPPVPPLVSESGDDDLYDLDEEEMERRQRCAADVGDEGEGESDDESVTTQSVEGTTTAVATAATTATTTTTTPTTTTPTTTTPTTATVTTGVRCQTRNTEESPRNGEQPCVEETAAADEVTLHLQRLNDAEYTGGLSTFATEFERRDFMRRRQEQPVQDFTWLQIREIPGIGGRGVFAKVPIPKDAVVCDYRGLVLEEKEANALMDRMGKEEREHVEAYLVQYTGRVAGHHFRHVIFGHHPTYKGTVVIGRLVNHTRLHPNLTLRDLTTMVGGKVQSMIYFKAMRDIRAGEQLLWNYGKEYNVGRLRASCICNDCDPALVQESSAELRPAIDNARAIPVVESQQPSRDVSLSQRMPPAPGTVARRAPLGVSELLLSAAHKAKATGFVVDEVGTDAFSAYERSRRVVFGPSDEVRFTVDIPLEAAATNLSRAFAAARKDAYQRYNPAIVVLKRTARDRRPTVVLVGAPLAPSSEQRYGSCVVYVGSEDRVYAVREQKESTAEPAIDEEFVAGTLLRFPAENDWPPELEAVLQAGGKLQDLLDVLQKYKSR
- a CDS encoding uncharacterized protein (NECATOR_2022.05.29.01.09.G114.T2), with product MSRARSRERRTQRESEWKRIGERARERIPELVQSNRIRELCVELTDDVLFPDMRSRGINFCVVCGKHERFRLHQHLTKRHPELAKETDDFKVVEQVSRGITEAMKKASVDVSKVRRPVTASEYEIYKELIDQIRAGGIPVYGHYDPPGPQPTDSVMHAISDLREELLVHRQLATTSAPGPSGLALQVRPPIPSNVPPTYSAPLIPRAQTYLVPLDELYLGEFASVVRATVKQKDEKKECGPHAHQWFTAPPKLNLMFLHEWDDHNHNYTEQQFTIVGNRRGEQGWMRNAEKKLKLWRKVKADQHKLIQLFRFYIEEAVLLPAGNDMDANDPSLTTSQNYVSYICRFMLVAMRSRQRLGRQISMDDAIYSSAILLHFFEVLKRNGVPTTTRMGFVKALASFYEFLRVNMGSDKGQDRLQELKQASHRARHILSKLKSEDKKLQSYRGVLPSRKPQKPEEPYCVARAIVTHTRVIEEMKRIYVEYERSLTISSGNYNYYTGALMSYIVHCNTARNECVYKMLYGSVFPPADRESSDTPPRSGVQKATIPSGDGESEEFWVGVYPKGKNVDAVRDQTTFHGNFFVLDQVSLELVALYDVLRVAVAERNGLHKDEVQQPTSKFFLNWFAKPFGKTHTIKVMQRFLKNTGCGDLNISCNTSRHRTAKLQFERYLKRSYEELRGGVDPACAILSGHKATTQLQYYNDSYVMACAYAYRRLRHYANREARMESGRMRLIESKVQIARFRARAEREEEEVAVEGPLSQEDERERGDHGSSTSNGSEVGGSEDERPITPLSSEAESSDYEPPARKRVSTVASTSSTSQPRRSQRPKRPRIDPYQFVESSSSLSSLSSESPPSRRRTQTRSQQPQFTEPEVPEPQVPEQSPPVPPLVSESGDDDLYDLDEEEMERRQRCAADVGDEGEGESDDESVTTQSVECEEGTTTAVATAATTATTTTTTPTTTTPTTTTPTTATVTTGVRCQTRNTEESPRNGEQPCVEETAAADEVTLHLQRLNDAEYTGGLSTFATEFERRDFMRRRQEQPVQDFTWLQIREIPGIGGRGVFAKVPIPKDAVVCDYRGLVLEEKEANALMDRMGKEEREHVEAYLVQYTGRVAGHHFRHVIFGHHPTYKGTVVIGRLVNHTRLHPNLTLRDLTTMVGGKVQSMIYFKAMRDIRAGEQLLWNYGKEYNVGRLRASCICNDCDPALVQESSAELRPAIDNARAIPVVESQQPSRDVSLSQRMPPAPGTVARRAPLGVSELLLSAAHKAKATGFVVDEVGTDAFSAYERSRRVVFGPSDEVRFTVDIPLEAAATNLSRAFAAARKDAYQRYNPAIVVLKRTARDRRPTVVLVGAPLAPSSEQRYGSCVVYVGSEDRVYAVREQKESTAEPAIDEEFVAGTLLRFPAENDWPPELEAVLQAGGKLQDLLDVLQKYKSR